A window of the Deltaproteobacteria bacterium genome harbors these coding sequences:
- the recN gene encoding DNA repair protein RecN: MIHARSRERYQQVLTQLNIQGLAIIDSLSIEFASGFNVITGETGAGKSILIKALGFLLGSKASAETVRHGRQQATVTGIFEVPSAHPCAAVLTEHGIDYETADGHFAILVRRSVNNKGRSVAWINDVPVTVGVLRELSQSLIDVFGQHDNLRLLDAVEHTACLDQFLRDRSLPQTYVDQYRLVQRQLAHLLDTVDGFRSKQREADYLEFRCSELQAFAPSREDYLAIQELCLRADQTMVLAKSLEEAQLCLDQGAGGEALSSPLWEANKALARVSHISGDLAALTELTQALAQQIDDLSFHIGKATSGLELSEDDIESAQMRLAGYQELFRKLAVDSIDGLLGEHERLAAQLSFLESAASDITKILRELERSLARLVELAARLTKARQDAKSLVKKRIESELHDLAMPGARIDVVFEAVEKSIATADVSLFGEEAEVIWSRLAVTLSGLSDHGAEKAQLLLAANPGEPLLPLQKIASGGEISRIMLALKRALAAGADTCILVFDEIDTGISGRVAAVVGRKMQELSKAFQVICISHLAQVAAYADSHFLVHKLSREKRTESTISKLSSRASEEELARLLSGDEVTQSSIANARALVKKARELAH; this comes from the coding sequence ATGATCCATGCTCGGTCACGGGAGAGGTACCAGCAAGTGCTTACGCAACTGAACATTCAGGGTTTGGCAATCATCGATTCCCTGTCAATCGAATTCGCTTCAGGTTTCAATGTAATCACCGGTGAAACTGGTGCTGGTAAGTCCATTTTGATCAAGGCTCTTGGGTTCCTATTGGGCAGCAAGGCCAGCGCCGAAACCGTGCGGCATGGTAGGCAGCAGGCTACAGTGACTGGAATATTTGAGGTTCCGTCAGCCCATCCCTGCGCTGCCGTGCTGACTGAGCACGGCATTGACTACGAGACTGCCGACGGACATTTTGCAATTCTCGTACGACGATCGGTTAACAATAAAGGGCGCTCTGTCGCATGGATAAACGATGTCCCTGTTACAGTCGGCGTCCTTAGGGAACTCTCGCAGTCACTAATCGATGTATTCGGACAACATGACAATTTACGGCTGTTAGATGCCGTCGAACATACGGCATGTCTGGATCAGTTTCTCCGGGACAGATCACTTCCGCAGACCTACGTCGATCAATACCGCTTGGTTCAAAGACAACTGGCTCATCTGCTGGATACTGTTGACGGATTTCGTAGCAAACAGAGGGAAGCCGACTATCTTGAATTCAGATGTAGTGAGCTTCAAGCTTTCGCTCCGTCGCGAGAGGACTACTTGGCCATTCAGGAGCTTTGTCTTCGTGCCGACCAGACCATGGTGTTGGCGAAGTCTCTAGAAGAGGCCCAGCTCTGCCTAGACCAGGGCGCAGGGGGTGAGGCGTTAAGCAGCCCTTTATGGGAGGCGAACAAGGCACTGGCACGTGTAAGTCACATTTCTGGCGATCTCGCTGCACTTACGGAACTCACACAAGCACTGGCACAGCAGATCGATGACCTCAGCTTTCACATAGGCAAGGCAACTTCTGGACTTGAGTTGAGTGAGGATGACATTGAGTCCGCGCAAATGCGACTTGCCGGTTATCAAGAACTATTCCGTAAACTTGCCGTCGATAGTATCGACGGCTTACTTGGAGAGCATGAGCGCCTAGCTGCTCAGCTGTCGTTCCTTGAGTCAGCAGCCTCTGATATCACAAAAATCTTGAGAGAACTCGAACGCTCACTTGCGCGTCTGGTTGAGCTAGCAGCTCGACTAACCAAGGCACGTCAGGATGCCAAATCACTGGTCAAGAAGCGGATTGAAAGTGAGCTACATGATCTTGCAATGCCAGGTGCACGTATTGATGTAGTGTTTGAAGCCGTCGAAAAATCTATCGCCACTGCTGATGTATCTCTGTTTGGCGAAGAGGCCGAAGTAATTTGGTCTAGGCTAGCTGTGACTCTATCTGGCCTATCGGACCACGGAGCCGAAAAGGCGCAATTGCTGCTGGCAGCGAATCCCGGTGAGCCTCTTTTGCCATTGCAGAAGATAGCCTCCGGCGGGGAAATTTCGCGGATCATGCTTGCACTGAAGCGGGCCTTAGCTGCCGGTGCCGATACTTGTATCCTCGTTTTTGATGAAATTGACACTGGAATCTCTGGGCGTGTAGCAGCTGTAGTAGGGCGCAAAATGCAGGAGCTTTCGAAAGCTTTCCAAGTTATTTGCATTTCGCATTTAGCCCAAGTTGCGGCGTATGCAGATTCACATTTTTTGGTTCATAAACTAAGTCGAGAGAAGCGAACAGAATCAACTATTTCGAAACTCTCTAGTCGCGCAAGCGAAGAAGAGCTAGCTCGGCTTTTATCGGGCGACGAAGTAACCCAGTCAAGTATAGCTAATGCACGCGCTCTAGTTAAGAAAGCTAGGGAGCTGGCGCATTGA
- a CDS encoding asparaginase, whose translation MGIRIFVTGGTFDKKYNELDGSLVFGDTHVSEILSLGRCKLPIKIRTLMMVDSLEMTAEDRENIVNNCKNCREDKIIITHGTDTMVETARNLGLQG comes from the coding sequence ATGGGCATCAGGATATTTGTCACGGGCGGGACATTTGACAAGAAATACAATGAGTTGGATGGTTCTTTGGTATTCGGCGATACGCATGTGTCAGAAATTCTGAGTCTAGGGCGTTGCAAGTTACCAATTAAAATCAGAACCCTCATGATGGTCGACAGCCTTGAAATGACCGCCGAGGACAGAGAAAATATCGTGAACAATTGTAAAAATTGTCGCGAGGATAAGATCATTATTACTCACGGCACTGACACCATGGTCGAGACCGCTAGAAATTTGGGACTGCAGGG